In the Tamandua tetradactyla isolate mTamTet1 chromosome 8, mTamTet1.pri, whole genome shotgun sequence genome, TCCCATTTTCCTTTCAAGCTACCTCTATTTTGAAGGGTCTCCccttccagtttttaaaaagagacccTGTACCTTTAATAGCAGAGACCTGGTGAGAGGTTTCTTTCCAAACTTGTTCCCTGGCTTTCAAGTGACGAAACCAGCTGTAATCTGAGAACACAGGGATCCTCAGGATATCATTAGCCAAAGCCTGAGTACCGCATTCCCAGTACTGCAATTGAAATAGCATCTAGAGCCTTTCTCTCCAGCTACAGGTTCCATCTCCCAGAAGCAAGAGGGAACTCCGTGCCTGGGTCTCCCAGCCAGCCTGCGGCCGGTGCTCTGGAGGAGGGGATCCCCCCTCTCCACCCGGACACGGCTCGGGGAAGCGCCGGCCGAGCTCACTCCTGCAGAGCTCAGAGCGAGGGTGAATCCGGTGCTGCCGGAGCCCTGCTACCCAGGCGCTGGTGCGCACAGCCCCATGAAGCCTGCTGGGGAGAGGCGGCCAGGGTGCAGCCGGCTGGCGGGGACGGAGGCTCACACGGTCTCAGGGAGGCGCTGAGTCCTCAAAAGGACCCTCTTCCTTGTGCCTGGGCCACCGTTTTCTCCTGGGGTCCCTGGTCAacctgaaacaaacaaacaaacaaacaaaaccctaaaAACAGGATGGTGCTTCTCAAGTTCCTCTGGATGGGTTTCTTCTGCCACCTGTGTCAGGGCTACTTCGAGGGCCCCCTCTACCCGGAGATGTCCAACGGGACCCTGCACCACTACTTCGTGCCCGATGGGGACTATGAGGAGAACGATGACCCTGAGAAGTGCCAACTGCTCTTCAGGGTGAGTGACCACCGGCGCTGCTCCCAGGGGGAGGGGAGCCAGGCCAGCAGCCTGCTGAGCCTCACCCTGCGGGAGGAGTTCACGGTGCTGGGCCGCCAGGTGGAGGATGCCGGGCGAGTCCTGGAAGGCATCAGTAAGAGCATCACCTACGACCTGGACGGGGAGGAGAGCTACAGCAAGTACCTGCGGCGGGAGTCCTACCAGATCCGGGATGCCTACTCCAACTCCGGCAAGTCCCTCACGGAGCTGGAGAGCAAGTTCAAGCAGGGCCAGGAGCAGGACAGCCAGCAGGACAGCAGGCTCAACGAGGACTTCCAGGGGATGCTGGTCCACACCAGGGCCCTGCTGAAAGAAACGCTGGACATCTCCGTGGGGCTCAGGGACAAATATGAGCTGCTGGTCCTCACCATCAGGAGCCACGGGACCCGGCTGGGTCGGCTGAAGAACGATTACCTCAAGGTGTAGGTGGAAGGGCAGCTGCCAGGGCCAGGAAGTCAAACCAGCCCCGTTGTGCAGGGTGGCAATGGAAGGGGGAcctaatgttttctttatattcagTATTTTTCTACAGTCCAGATTTCCACTTTGAGGATGAATCTGAGGccgtcttaaaaaaaaaaaggaaggaaaaaaatgacagtgGAGTGGTGTTCTTTTGGTTTGGTTTCTATACATTATTTATGTGATTGCTATTGATTTAACatctgaaggaaaaatatatataaagcagtacCTCCTGTCTTGCCGAGAGGGCTGTATAACTCTGCAGAGGCACCTGTTTCAGTCACATCTGAAAGGATATCATGTACGTGATGAACGAATGAAACGTCCTCATCCCCGTCCTAGAGATCAAGTGGAAAGCTCCAAAAGAGCCTTCTCTCTTGAGGGGCTGCGGGAGCTGTCAAAGCTGCCAGCTTTTTCAAATGAGGTCCAAGGTGCTGCTTTGCATGCCTGCCAGTGATGATAATACttgtttcttcttctccttttctctcttatttattAATCATGATCTCTAAGTTGGGTTTTTGTAACAGTATGGGCTAGAAACTGTATGCAAATCATCCTTTGCAGGGAGGTTTCTAAGCTGCCTCTGTGGTGTGTGTACATTTAAAGCAGCCATATTTAAGAAGTCTAAGCTTTACAGTAGTTACAATGCTTTCCTGTTAATATGCTGATTTGCTATGGGGCATTTCTGTGCTCATCTCTCATTGTATGTCTGTACTTTGTCATCTGTGCCACAGTCAACTACAAAGAAGTGGATCAAATGTTTGAACACACCCCCAAATGCTTGATTTAGGTTACCAATGTATTCTTTCTTATTTGGGGGTTTTGCTTCTGTTTGCTTATTGGAAACTTGTACTCCAGATAGGGGGAATTCTGAGACCCTCATAACTCCTTAGTTAAGTTTTATTATTCAGCCAATAAATATGTTCTCATATAATGCTGGCTTATTTTCTAATCTGAATCTGTAACTTTCAAAGGGGGTGGCATGCGAAAGGAAAGAGGATGGGATTTAAGCCAGTTTACATACAGCGTATGATAAAGAAGGCAGAGGAAGAGACAGCTGTTTTTGGCAATGTTCTCTTTCACCACCACCCtaccctcttcaaaaaaatttctaGCCTGTGCCAGAACTTTGAATTCAATCTCTACTGGTCTCCTTAaaactccacttttttttttttttcagttttccccatagAATTAATTGGAAAACTTTGTGACAAGGCTTTTATCTTGTATGCCCTCTTTATGCAGAGGGAGGGCTCCATTTCTAAGTTACAGGAACTGCAATGAGGTTGAATAATTTTGAAATCAggtctattttttttaaccaatggcttaaaaaaggtgaaaatgcACTTTATTCCACGCTTTTCCCTGGGCCGGTCCTCACCttttctttcacacacacacacacacccaaacacacacacatacacaggaaaatatataaatatataaatgttcatACTCTACAACCATGAGCTATTTTTTCTCTCCCATGAACAATTAAACCAGTTCTCTATTCCTATAAAG is a window encoding:
- the FIBIN gene encoding fin bud initiation factor homolog yields the protein MVLLKFLWMGFFCHLCQGYFEGPLYPEMSNGTLHHYFVPDGDYEENDDPEKCQLLFRVSDHRRCSQGEGSQASSLLSLTLREEFTVLGRQVEDAGRVLEGISKSITYDLDGEESYSKYLRRESYQIRDAYSNSGKSLTELESKFKQGQEQDSQQDSRLNEDFQGMLVHTRALLKETLDISVGLRDKYELLVLTIRSHGTRLGRLKNDYLKV